One segment of Salvelinus alpinus chromosome 1, SLU_Salpinus.1, whole genome shotgun sequence DNA contains the following:
- the LOC139535556 gene encoding uncharacterized protein — protein MDLSQDSEAFTQILRGITELEPSNGAPEQSADKQTPTLNCKQDLKPRRLNEALWSLNGFCQAYDYETIIPYDPDVFTHKPRTQDLNGRSTPLGHDNVVPHISKHQRIISAQIHSSASPEQFYLADIHETSFQGQGSTSTEPADAVILAEQRHQPLVSELLQNSPRQKSRDSSPAYKDNAQTSEDAQTSIPEEAPKTPVKKTAKPDDFKDLNDISEVDDLMFCEAANLLESANSVGATADSEIDQDRFFKAFTLGLKSRKALLQRRMCILLEHQYNQDVSFWRSELPRMLKNIRAKTSKYRR, from the exons ATGGATCTATCGCAAG ATTCTGAAGCATTCACGCAGATACTCCGAGGTATAACTGAGCTCGAACCATCCAATGGGGCTCCGGAACAAAGTGCAGACAAACAAACGCCTACCCTGAATTGTAAAC AGGACCTAAAGCCTAGAAGGTTAAACGAGGCCCTATGGAGCCTGAACGGTTTCTGCCAAGCATATGACTACGAGACAATTATCCCCTATGACCCGGATGTTTTTACACACAAGCCACGAACACAGGATTTAAACGGCAGGTCAACTCCCCTGGGACACGACAACGTTGTCCCCCATATTTCTAAACACCAAAGGATAATTAGTGCTCAGATCCACAGTTCCGCTTCACCCGAACAATTCTACTTGGCCGATATTCACGAGACCTCGTTCCAAGGACAAG GCTCAACATCTACCGAACCTGCAGATGCTGTAATACTGGCTGAACAAAGACATCAGCCCCTGGTTTCAGAACTTCTTCAGAACAGCCCTCGTCAAAAAAGCCGAG acTCCTCACCGGCTTATAAAGACAACGCACAAACATCGGAGGATGCCCAGACAAGCATCCCCGAGGAGGCTCCAAAGACACCAGTCAAGAAAACAGCGAAACCTGATGATTTCAAAGATTTAAATGACATTTCTGAGGTAGACGATTTGATGTTCTGTGAAGCTGCCAACCTTCTTGAATCGGCCAATTCTGTGGGGGCAACAGCAGATTCTGAAATAGACCAAGACCGTTTTTTCAAAGCGTTTACCCTGGGTTTAAAATCACGAAAGGCTCTACTCCAGAGGCGCATGTGTATTCTACTCGAACATCAATACAATCAGGATGTGTCATTCTGGCGTAGCGAGCTACCCCGTATGTTAAAAAACATTAGGGCTAAAACAAGCAAATACCGCCGTTAA